The DNA segment GAACAGTCTTTTTGAACCCTTCACAGCACTGGCAAGCTGGCTGATCTATCAGGTTTTAGGTTTGGACCCAGCTGACCGTTTGGCATCAGCGCTACACTTCTTTATCGAAGATACCACCAAGATTTTTGTCTTACTGATCGTGATGATTTATGCGATATCTTGGCTGCGCGCGTCGCTGGATATAGAACGTGTACGTGACTACCTCGCCGGCCGACACCGCGGTGTAGGATACATGCTCGGAGCGGGTTTCGGTGCCATTACCCCATTCTGTTCCTGTTCAAGCATTCCGGTATTTCTCGGCTTTAGCTCTGCGGGTATTCCCGTAGGCATCACTATGGCATTTCTGCTGACATCGCCATTGATCAACGAAGTGGCCATCTTACTGCTATTGAGCCTGCTGGGCTGGAAATTCACCATCGCCTACGTTGGTATCGGACTAGCAGTTGGCATGGCCGGCGGTATATTTCTCGATCGTATTCACGCTGAACGCTGGTTACAATCGTTTGCCGCTGACGCGTTGGCTGCCGCCCAGCAACAAAAGCACGAACCCGCGCAAACCAACGCGGCGCCCGCACTATCATGGCGAGAACGTCATGCCTTTGCCGGTGAAGAGCTGAAAGAGATTTTTGGCCGCGTATGGAAGTGGGTAATACTCGGAGTGGGGCTTGGAGCGGCGTTACACGGCTTTGTACCGGATGGCTGGCTCGAAGCACATTTGGGAAATGGCCAGTGGTGGTCAGTGCCTGCGGCAGTATTGCTGGGTATTCCGCTATATTCCAACGCGACCGGTGTGATTCCAGTAATGGAAAGCCTGATTCTCAAAGGGCTACCCATTGGCACGACGCTGGCCTTTTGCATGAGTACGGTCGCGGCGAGCTTTCCTGAATTTATTCTACTGAAACAAGTGATGCAATGGCGCCTACTGGCGATTATTTTTGTCATGCTGCTGGTCGCCTTTACGCTGGTTGGCTGGATATTTAACCTGCTATCCCCTTTTATCTAACAACATAGAGACTGATTATGCATACGATCAAAGTACTAGGCACCGGCTGTAAGAAGTGTCAGAAAGTTTACGATATTATCGATGCTACACGCGCCAGCTTATCGGTTGAGACTGAACTGCAGAAAGAAGAAAACGCGCAAGTGATCATGCAGTATGGCGTGATGAAAACACCCGCTGTCGTGGTGGATGAAAAAGTCGTATTTAGCGGTAATGTGCCCACTGCGGATGATGTAAAAAGCTGGTTTTGATTGCTTGCTATACCTCTCGGGCACAACACAAATAATACCGGCGCCCAACATCCATCCTGAAGCATTTGATGCTTTCGCGAGTGCCGAATATTCTTTGTAGCCACGATCGCTTTAATAACTGCACAAGAA comes from the BD1-7 clade bacterium genome and includes:
- a CDS encoding Putative two-component membrane permease complex subunit SMU_747c gives rise to the protein MNSLFEPFTALASWLIYQVLGLDPADRLASALHFFIEDTTKIFVLLIVMIYAISWLRASLDIERVRDYLAGRHRGVGYMLGAGFGAITPFCSCSSIPVFLGFSSAGIPVGITMAFLLTSPLINEVAILLLLSLLGWKFTIAYVGIGLAVGMAGGIFLDRIHAERWLQSFAADALAAAQQQKHEPAQTNAAPALSWRERHAFAGEELKEIFGRVWKWVILGVGLGAALHGFVPDGWLEAHLGNGQWWSVPAAVLLGIPLYSNATGVIPVMESLILKGLPIGTTLAFCMSTVAASFPEFILLKQVMQWRLLAIIFVMLLVAFTLVGWIFNLLSPFI